In a single window of the Eshraghiella crossota genome:
- a CDS encoding Abi family protein, with amino-acid sequence MKPFLTYEQQLHKLTDEKQLIINNREFAEEKLRDIGYFALIGGYKEPFRDAMTRVYLENTTFEDIYALYDFDNRLRELIFRYICQIEKKIRNIISYSFCEVYGEMQTHYLDTASYNYVRSNQRGIDKLIRMLDGLALTNTDYDYIVHQRNVYQNVPLWVLINAMTFGQISKMYSFLTSRIQSKISKNFKKVNERELEQYLKVLVLYRNVCAHNERLFSHKVYSEIPNTVLHSKLHISQTGNQYNQGKKDLFGVVIAFRYLLSADSFLLFKRELVLLIDKYVRSSSRITEKNLLKQMGFPENWKSITRYRI; translated from the coding sequence TTGAAGCCATTTCTTACTTATGAGCAGCAATTGCATAAATTGACAGATGAAAAACAGTTGATTATTAACAATAGAGAATTTGCAGAAGAGAAGCTACGTGACATTGGATACTTTGCATTGATTGGCGGATATAAAGAACCCTTTCGAGATGCAATGACACGGGTATATCTTGAGAATACTACATTTGAAGATATATATGCACTCTACGATTTTGATAATAGACTTCGCGAGCTTATATTTCGATATATCTGTCAAATTGAAAAGAAAATTCGTAATATCATCAGTTATTCATTTTGTGAAGTATACGGAGAGATGCAGACACATTATCTTGACACCGCCAGCTATAATTATGTGAGAAGTAATCAACGAGGTATCGACAAATTAATACGTATGTTAGATGGACTTGCCCTGACAAATACAGATTATGATTATATTGTTCATCAACGAAATGTGTATCAGAATGTACCATTATGGGTTTTGATTAATGCGATGACATTTGGACAGATTTCTAAGATGTATTCTTTTCTTACAAGCCGGATTCAAAGTAAAATCAGTAAGAATTTCAAGAAGGTAAATGAAAGGGAATTGGAACAATATCTGAAGGTACTTGTACTGTACCGTAATGTGTGCGCACATAACGAGCGTCTCTTTTCGCATAAGGTGTATTCTGAAATACCGAATACTGTGTTGCATTCAAAGCTTCATATTTCACAAACTGGAAATCAGTATAATCAGGGGAAGAAGGATTTATTTGGTGTTGTAATAGCATTTCGTTATTTACTCTCTGCAGACAGCTTTTTATTGTTTAAAAGAGAACTTGTTCTTCTGATAGATAAATATGTAAGAAGCAGCTCCAGAATCACAGAAAAGAATCTGTTAAAACAGATGGGATTCCCGGAAAACTGGAAGTCAATAACACGATATCGGATATAA
- a CDS encoding heavy metal translocating P-type ATPase: MKFIIRHESDKRMRVHFAVSRMTYKEADILLYFLNNNKNITFAKVYERTADAVIEYKGKRTDIINTLRRFHYEDIEVPAVITDNSSRQVNAEYQEKLVTKIALHYATRFFIPLPVRALMVISKSFKYIGNGIRTLLRHKIEVPVLDATAIGVSILRDDIGTAGSIMFMLGIGEILEEWTHKKSVGDLARSMSLNISKVWLSVDGKEVLVSSNDVKPGDKVVVHMGNVIPFDGKVYDGEAMVNQASLTGESVAVRKAKDAVVYAGTVVEEGEITILVNQTKNSSRFEKIVAMIEESEKLKSGLESKAEHLADRLVPYSLGGTILTYLLTRNVTKALSILMVDFSCALKLAMPISVLSAIREANAHDITVKGGKFLEAMAEADTIVFDKTGTLTKARPTVADVVSFNGETPDELLRTAACLEEHFPHSMAKAVVNAAMEKNLLHEEMHTKVEYVVAHGISTMINNKKVIIGSYHFVFEDEKSIIPEDKKDLFNTLPEEYSHLYMAIDGALAAVICIEDPLRKEAEDVVRKLHKAGFTKIVMMTGDSERTAKAVAGRVGVDEYYSEVLPEDKAGFIEKEKAAGRKVVMIGDGINDSPALSAADVGIAISDGAEIAREIADITIGADDLYRVVTLKNLSDALMKRIGKNYRTIVGFNSMLILLGVAGVIQPTTSALLHNSSTLLIGLENMKNLLD; this comes from the coding sequence ATGAAGTTTATAATACGACATGAATCAGATAAGCGGATGAGAGTTCATTTCGCAGTCAGTAGAATGACATATAAAGAAGCGGATATTTTGTTGTATTTTCTTAATAATAATAAAAATATCACTTTTGCAAAGGTATATGAAAGAACTGCAGACGCGGTTATAGAATACAAGGGAAAACGGACAGATATAATCAACACATTGAGACGTTTCCACTATGAAGATATCGAGGTGCCCGCAGTAATTACAGATAATTCCAGCAGACAGGTTAATGCGGAGTATCAGGAAAAACTTGTAACAAAAATTGCACTGCATTACGCAACCAGATTTTTCATACCATTACCTGTAAGGGCTTTGATGGTAATATCAAAATCTTTTAAATACATAGGAAACGGAATCAGAACCTTGCTCAGACATAAGATTGAAGTGCCTGTTCTTGATGCAACCGCAATAGGAGTATCCATCCTCAGGGATGACATAGGAACCGCAGGCTCAATTATGTTTATGCTTGGCATAGGCGAGATACTTGAAGAATGGACACATAAAAAATCCGTTGGTGACCTCGCAAGAAGTATGTCACTTAATATCAGCAAAGTATGGCTGTCGGTTGATGGAAAAGAAGTTCTTGTATCCTCGAATGACGTTAAACCGGGAGACAAGGTTGTAGTACATATGGGTAATGTAATACCTTTTGACGGAAAAGTATATGACGGTGAAGCCATGGTCAATCAGGCATCCCTTACAGGCGAATCCGTTGCCGTAAGAAAAGCAAAAGACGCAGTTGTATATGCGGGAACCGTTGTAGAAGAGGGCGAAATTACAATCCTTGTAAATCAGACTAAAAATTCAAGCCGTTTTGAAAAGATTGTTGCAATGATAGAAGAATCCGAAAAACTCAAATCGGGATTGGAAAGCAAGGCAGAGCATCTTGCAGACCGTCTTGTCCCATACAGTCTTGGCGGTACGATACTTACTTACCTTTTAACAAGAAATGTGACGAAGGCACTTTCTATCTTAATGGTAGATTTCTCCTGTGCCTTAAAGCTTGCAATGCCTATATCCGTACTTTCTGCGATTAGGGAGGCAAATGCCCATGACATTACTGTCAAGGGCGGTAAATTCCTTGAAGCAATGGCAGAAGCAGATACAATTGTATTTGATAAGACAGGCACACTGACAAAGGCAAGACCAACAGTTGCGGATGTGGTTTCATTCAACGGAGAAACACCGGACGAACTTTTAAGAACGGCGGCATGTCTTGAAGAACATTTCCCACATTCAATGGCAAAAGCGGTAGTCAATGCGGCTATGGAAAAGAATCTGCTGCATGAAGAAATGCATACCAAGGTAGAATATGTTGTGGCACATGGAATATCAACCATGATAAACAATAAAAAGGTTATCATCGGCAGCTACCATTTTGTTTTTGAAGATGAAAAAAGTATTATTCCTGAGGACAAAAAGGATTTATTCAATACACTTCCGGAGGAATATTCACATCTTTATATGGCAATCGACGGTGCTCTTGCGGCAGTTATATGCATAGAGGATCCGTTAAGGAAAGAAGCAGAAGACGTAGTCAGAAAACTTCACAAAGCAGGTTTTACAAAGATTGTTATGATGACCGGTGACAGCGAAAGAACAGCAAAAGCCGTTGCAGGACGTGTAGGCGTTGACGAATACTACTCGGAAGTGCTTCCTGAAGATAAGGCAGGCTTTATAGAAAAAGAAAAAGCGGCAGGAAGAAAAGTAGTGATGATAGGCGATGGCATTAACGATTCGCCGGCATTATCGGCAGCAGATGTAGGAATAGCCATCAGTGACGGTGCCGAAATAGCAAGGGAAATTGCGGATATCACAATAGGAGCCGATGACCTTTACCGTGTTGTTACTCTGAAAAACTTAAGCGATGCCTTAATGAAACGTATCGGTAAAAATTACAGAACCATTGTCGGTTTCAATTCCATGTTAATACTCCTTGGAGTTGCAGGTGTCATACAGCCTACAACATCAGCTTTACTTCATAATTCTTCAACCCTTCTTATAGGACTTGAGAATATGAAGAACCTGTTGGATTAG
- a CDS encoding RNA polymerase sigma factor, with protein MTCDEALYRQYLSGDDEGLNALMKKYGDPMTLYIDGYLHDVHESEELMLDVFAYLFTKKPRIRDGGFKAYLYKAARHMALRHKSKRKPLFSLDALTNEPDGRLLTEEVIRTEERNRILHFCMSEMNPDYREVLYLTYFEDMSYAQAAEVTEKTVKQITNMVYRGKKSLRRLLEREGITNAEL; from the coding sequence ATGACTTGCGACGAGGCTTTATACCGCCAATATCTGAGCGGCGACGACGAAGGGCTCAATGCCCTGATGAAAAAATACGGCGACCCCATGACCCTATATATCGACGGATATCTGCACGACGTTCACGAGTCCGAAGAGCTGATGCTGGACGTTTTTGCCTATCTGTTCACGAAAAAACCCCGCATCCGGGACGGCGGCTTCAAGGCGTATCTCTATAAGGCGGCGCGGCACATGGCACTGCGCCATAAGAGCAAACGAAAGCCGCTGTTCAGCCTTGATGCACTGACCAACGAGCCGGACGGACGGCTGCTGACGGAGGAGGTCATCCGGACGGAGGAGCGAAACCGCATTCTGCACTTCTGCATGAGCGAAATGAATCCGGACTATCGGGAAGTCCTCTATCTCACCTATTTTGAGGATATGAGCTACGCACAGGCGGCGGAGGTCACGGAAAAAACGGTAAAACAGATCACCAACATGGTGTATCGCGGAAAGAAAAGCCTGCGAAGGCTCTTAGAACGGGAGGGAATCACAAATGCGGAGTTATGA
- a CDS encoding DUF6110 family protein, whose product MLKCLQRVNWKKVGLFAAGFAFGTAGVKILSSKDAKKVYTNCTAAVLRAKDSVMKTVNTVQENAGDILADAKAINEERAAKEAEEFEDVKEDTEEAEESEK is encoded by the coding sequence ATGTTAAAGTGTTTACAGCGCGTGAATTGGAAAAAAGTAGGACTTTTTGCTGCCGGTTTTGCATTTGGAACTGCCGGAGTTAAGATTTTATCCAGCAAAGATGCAAAGAAGGTATATACAAATTGTACTGCTGCCGTATTAAGGGCAAAAGACAGTGTTATGAAGACTGTCAATACAGTTCAGGAAAATGCAGGAGATATTCTTGCGGATGCCAAGGCAATCAATGAAGAAAGAGCAGCCAAGGAAGCAGAAGAATTTGAGGATGTCAAAGAAGATACTGAAGAAGCAGAAGAATCCGAGAAATAG
- a CDS encoding nucleotidyltransferase family protein, with protein sequence MGKKDGDNIQKIHNIEQIPYDMLYLPLKGIIMKDYYPSVGMRQMSDNDILFDADAWERMEKHMISEGYKAEYVGKGNHDVYHKLRLQAL encoded by the coding sequence TTGGGGAAGAAAGATGGTGACAACATACAGAAAATACATAATATAGAGCAGATTCCTTATGACATGCTGTATCTGCCATTAAAGGGCATTATCATGAAGGACTATTATCCGTCAGTCGGAATGCGGCAGATGTCGGACAATGATATCCTGTTTGATGCAGATGCATGGGAGCGGATGGAGAAGCATATGATTTCAGAGGGCTACAAGGCAGAGTATGTAGGTAAGGGTAACCATGATGTCTATCACAAGCTACGCTTACAAGCATTATAG